The window GATGCGTAAAGGAACAGAGATGGAAGTCAATCATCTATTTTTTAATACGCCTGCTCGATTAAAACATATTAAATCATTAAATACAGAATTAAGTCATATTACGGATTATATTAATAAGATTGCTCTTTCATATCCTGAGATTTCGTTTAAATTATTTAATAATCAACGATTACTCTTTCAAACGAATGGACAAAATAATTTACAAAGTGTGATTTCTAACGTTTATGGGTTTGATATTGCAAAAAAATGCTACCTTTTTCAGCGCAAAGTGATGGCTATGAAATATCCGGTTTTATTAGTGATCCGATTATAAATCGAGCCTCTCGAAATTATGTGACACTGATTGTAAATGGTCGTGCGATTCGAAACTATAATTTAACGCGTTCCATTTTAGAAGCTTATCATACGCTTCTTCCTAAAGATAAATATCCCATTGTGGTTCTCAATTTAAAACTAGATCCGATTTTAGTGGACGTTAATGTTCATCCAGCTAAACTAGAAGTCCGTTTTTCGCAAGAAGAAAGGTTAAAAACCTTTATTTATACAGAAATAAAAAAGGTGTTAAAAACAATTGACTACATCCCCCAAACGGAATTGTCAATTGAAAGAACTAAAGAAGTTATTAAACCTGTTCAAGAAACGTTAAGCTTTCAGGTCTCTAACCAGTTAACCAAACCAATCATCTCGTCGTCATTTGAAAAAGAATCCACGCTCTTAAAGTCGACGACACCACTCGTTGAAGAGATAAGAGAAAGTCAAGAAGTGATAAAGGTAAACGAGAACAATCTTAATGACCATGATAGAGAGGTTACGTTTAAACAAGAGGAAAAAGATGAACTTAAACTAGTTGCCCCAACTCAAAAGAAGGAAACCACTTTAGAGCTTTATTATATTGGTCAACTTCATGGGACGTATTTATTAGCACAGAATCAAGAGGGATTATTTATTGTTGATCAACATGCGGCCATGGAACGTGTTCAATATGAAAAAAACTATCGCTTATTAGCAGATGTAAATTCAGATAATTTTGAGTTACTCATTCCATTAGTTTTAAAGTATTCAACGAATGAGTTATTACTTTTAAAAGAGGCGTTACCTTCTTTAATGGAATTTGGATTTGAGATTGAAGAGTTTGGTGGTCAATCGGTTGTTGTTCGTTCCGTTCCGATTTGGGCACAGAAATTAGATGCAAAGTTAATCGTTGAAACGATTTTAAATCAAATTATTTTAGATAATAAAGTTGATATTGGAAAGTTACGTGAATCGGTGGCTATTATGATGAGTTGTAAAGGTTCAATTAAAGCCAATCAATACATTAATGAGTATGAAATCAAAGAATTATTACAAAGTCTTTGTGATTGTGAACAGCCATATACTTGTCCGCACGGACGTCCGATCATTGTCAAAATGACAAAACATGAAATTGAAAAATTGTTTAAACGTGTGATGTAGGTGAATAAGATGAATGTGTTATGTATCGTTGGACCAACAGCAGTTGGAAAGACAAAGATGAGTATTGAATTAGCCAAACAACTAAATGGTGAAATTATTAGTGGGGATTCCATGCAAATTTATCGTGGAATGGATATTGGAACCGCAAAAGCTACATTAGAGGAACGACAAGGAATTATTCATCATCTGATTGATGAAAAAAATCCGGATGAGTCTTATTCTGTGGCAGCTTTTCAACAAACGGTTCGTGCGAAAATTGCTGAGATTCAATCTCGTGGAAAACTTCCGATTATTGTAGGAGGAACAGGTCTTTATATTAAAAGTGTTTTATATGACTACGAATTTGCGGGTGAATCTGAGTCAAAAGAAGTAGATGAAAAGAAGTATGGTCATCTAACAAACGAAGAATTACATGCTAAATTAGCTGCTGTTGATGAGGCGGGTGCTAAAGAGATTCATCCAAACAATCGAAAGCGTGTGATTCGTGCGCTTGAAATTTATGAAACATCAGGAGTTAAAAAATCAGAGATGATTGAACGCCAAGAACATCAGATGATCTATGATGCGTGTTTGATTGGGTTAACAGATGACCGCAGGGCTTTGTATGATCGAATTAATAGGCGAGTGGATGTGATGTATGAACAGGGGCTTGTTGAAGAAGTGAAAGCTTTATTTGATCAAAATATTCCTGAAAGTGCTCAGTCTATTCGTGCCATAGGATATAAAGAACTTTACGACTACTTTAAAGGTTTAATTTCTTTAGAGGAGAGTAAAGAGTTAATTAAGCGTAATTCACGTCGTTATGCTAAACGTCAGTATACGTGGTTTAATAATCAGATGGATGTGACTTGGTTTGATGTGAATGTTAATGACTTTAATCAAACGGTTCAAGAGGTCTTAACATGTGTTAAGAATCAATAAAAGCATTTGAAAATTTTTTGCTAGAGTTTTATAACTTGAAATGGTTCAATTGAATTTCAAGAGAATATTAAAAGGGCTATCTTCTAATAAGATAGCCCTTTTAATTATATTTAGCAGTTATTTAATCAATAAAGGTAATGACGTCTTCTAATGGTTTACGCGCAGGTTGAGGAGGGGTTTTCTCTTCAGGGACACCTAATGAAATCATAGACATTAACTCATAACCTTCTTTTTCAAATCCAATTAAGGCTTCAATGTCTTTTTTTGCATGAGTAGGACCTGTCATATAGCAAGTTCCATATCCCATTTCAGAGGCAGCCAATAAAAAGTTTTCAACGGCAGCACCAATAGCTTGAGCACCAGATTGAGGAGAAACTAAAACGTCTAATATTTCTTGAGGAGCATCGTTTTCTTTTAAAATTTTATATTCAATCATCTTATACTCACAACCATAAACCAAGATAACAACAGGTGCGTCTTTAAAGCAAGTATAGTAATTGATGACACTCATATGTCTAGTATAATCTCTTTCATTTTTAGCTAGATTACCAATGGTTTGATGACTTTTTGTCACTAGATCTGCCATTTCATGAATCAGTTTTTTATTTTGTAAGATGACAAAATGCCAGTTTTGTTGGTGTTTTGGTGAGGGTGCATAAGTAGCTGCTTTTAAAAGCTCAAGAATATCTTGTTTAGGGATTGGTGTATCTTTAAATTTTCTTATACTTTTTCGTTGATAAATAAAATCTAAATTAGCCATAGACGTCTCTCCTTTATAAAGTCGATTTAATATTAAACCGATTTTATATTGTTTTGAAGTATTTGTCAATTTGAGATTTCATGATTAATAAGCAGTTATCTGTTTAAAACGTTAAACAGCGTATATTTTAGATCTAAAAGTGGAATAAATTTGATTGATTTTTCAGAAGATGAAGTTAAAACATAGAAAAATGAATATTGTGTTTAAAAAGAAAAAAGATATAGGATTTTTTAATCCTATATCTTTTATAGACAAAAAATAAAATTAATGCATCGTTCTAAATAGGCCAATAACTTTACCAACGATGGTAACATCTTTAGCAATAATAGGTTCTAGTAAATCATTTTCAGGTTGTAAACGAATGTAATTGGCTTCTTTAAAGAAACGCTTCACAGTAACTTCATGATCTTCAGCTAACATAGCAACGACAATGTCACCATTTAAAGCATCTTGCTGTTGTTGGACGATGATTTGATCGCCATCATGAATTCCAGCATTGATCATAGAATCACCACGAACATTTAGCATAAATACTTGCTGATTAGTTGGGATTAAATGTGTCGGAAGAGGAAAGAAATCGTCAGGATTTTCAATCGCTTCAATAGGCGTTCCTGCTGTTACTTTACCAATGACCGGAACATTAATTACCGATTTTAATTCAATGACATTTGAATTTTGTTTCGTTTGTTCTTCTTTAGATTCAGGCGACAAAATAACAATTCCTCGTGTTGTTGACTTATCTTTTCGAATTAGTCCCTTTTTTTCAAGTTGATTTAACTGATTGTGTACAGATGCTGTTGATGAAAGTCCAACAGCTAATCCGATTTCACGAACACTAGGTGGATACCCACGTTTATCAACCTCTTCTTTAATGAAATCAAGAATGGCCTGTTGGCGTTTGGTGATCGGTTTCATGTTTTCTAACCTCCTTCCGTTTAATAAGTTAATTATATCAGTAAATGGTTATGAAAGCAAACATTCGTTCTTTTTATTGACAACGAACAAATGTTCTAATATAATATTTCTGTAAATCGAACATTTGTTTTAAAAAAAGAGGGATTAAGATGTTTAATAAAATTTGTTTAACCATTTATTCATATCGTTGTTTAATTGGGATTTATTTTTTTGGAATTGGATTACTAGGATTATGTTTTGTTGACTTAAGTATGTTGTTAGAAAGTTTTAAGCCTCAAGCAATTATTCCTTTTTTAGAAGTTATTGCTTATCAATTGAAATGAAATTTGGTATATTAATGAGGAATCATTAATGGAGGTAACGACATGTTAACAGCAGATAAATTAAATCGTCTCAATGAATTAGCTAAAAAGAAAAAACTTGGAACAATCACGGATGAAGAGTTGAAAGAACAACAAGTCTTACGTGAAGAATATTTAATGACATTTAGAGAAAGTATGAAAAATACAATTGAGAATGTTAAAGTCATTGATCCAAACGGTGAAGACGTAACACCTGAGAAATTAAAGCAAATTCAGGCTAAGCGAAAATCTGAAGAAATTCATTAAAATAAAAAAGACCTTTTCAACTAAGAAAAGGTCTTTTTTACTATTTTATTAAGCTTCTACGATTGAATCTGTTGGACAAACAGCTTCACAAGCGCAGCAGTCGATACATACATCTGCATCGATCACGTAGATATCTCCATCAGAAATACATTCTACTGGACATTCAGCAGCACATGAACCGCAAGCAATACAAGTATCTAAAATTTTACGTGGCATACTAACTACCTCCCTAAAAAAGTACGGAATAATTATAACATATTCGATCCGAATCTGTAATCCTAATTGACGAAACAAGTAAGAAATAAAAGGTATTTGACGTTAAAATAAGAAAAATGTCATTTTATATTTTTAATCAGTTATATATAAGTCCAGATAAGTTTTTCATATCGTAAAAACTTTTAGCTGGACTATAGTCTGTCTTAGTATTAAAAAGAATTCCTAACTAATCCTGCTATAAAATGATGAAATATATTTCTGTTTCCATATAGAAAAAATTTTACCAATAAAATGAAGAATAAGAACTTTTTTTTCTAAAATATTGTAAAATTTTCGACAAAAGGGTATGATATAGATGGTATAAAAGGAGGTCAATAACGTGGAAAATAACATCTCATTACAATCAATTAATGCAATTCGTACATTAGGTATTGATGCCATTAACAAGGCAAATTCGGGTCATCCAGGGGTTGTATTAGGGGCAGCACCAATGGCTTATACTTTATTTACAAAACATATGACTGTTAATCCAACAAACAGTAGTTGGTTTAATCGTGACCGTTTTGTATTAGCAGCAGGACATGGATCAATGTTACTTTATTCATTATTACATTTATCAGGATATAATGTGAGTATGGATGACATTAAACAATTTCGTCAGTGGGATTCTAAAACACCAGGACATCCTGAGTTCGGGCACACAGACGGGGTTGATGCAACAAGTGGTCCTTTAGGTCAAGGAATTCCAATGGCAGTCGGAATGGCATTAGCTGAGAAGTTTTTAGCTAGTCGCTATAATAAGGAAGGATATCCATTAGTTGATCATTATAACTTTGTTATTTGTGGTGATGGTGACTTAATGGAAGGTGTCACAAGCGAAGCGTCATCATTAGCAGGACATTTAGGATTAGGAAAAGTGGTTGTTTTATACGACTCAAATGATATCTGTTTAGATGGTGATTTAACACAAAGTTTTACAGAAGATGTATTAAAACGTTATGAATCTTATGGATGGCATGTTCAACGTGTAGAAGACGGAACAGATATTGAGGCAATTAATGCGGCAATTGAGTGTGCAAAACAAACAACAGATAAGCCATCAATCATTGAAGTTAAAACAGTGATTGGATATGGGTCAAAACTTCAAGGAACAAACGCTGTTCATGGAGCCCCATTAGGTGAAGAAGATAGTGCGCATGCAAAAACTCAATATGGATGGACACATGAACCATTTACTGTTCCAACAGAGGTGTATACACATTTTGAAGAAACAATTAAATCTCGTGGACAAGAAGCCAACAAACAATGGGATGAATTATTTGCACGTTATTCAAAAGAATATCCGGAATTAGCTGAAGAATTAACGAAAGCTATGAACAATGAATTAATGGTTGATTTAGCTGACGTGATGCCTTCATATGAAATTGGACATTCACAAGCAACACGTGATACAAACAATGAAGCAATTAACGCGATTGCCTCTGTTATTCCTTACTTTTTAGGAGGATCAGCGGATCTTTCGCATTCTAATAAAACAAATATTAAAAATGGTGGAGATTTCTCAAAAGTAACACCAGATGGTCGTAATATCTATTTTGGTGTTCGTGAATTCG of the Turicibacter sp. TJ11 genome contains:
- the lexA gene encoding transcriptional repressor LexA, with translation MKPITKRQQAILDFIKEEVDKRGYPPSVREIGLAVGLSSTASVHNQLNQLEKKGLIRKDKSTTRGIVILSPESKEEQTKQNSNVIELKSVINVPVIGKVTAGTPIEAIENPDDFFPLPTHLIPTNQQVFMLNVRGDSMINAGIHDGDQIIVQQQQDALNGDIVVAMLAEDHEVTVKRFFKEANYIRLQPENDLLEPIIAKDVTIVGKVIGLFRTMH
- the miaA gene encoding tRNA (adenosine(37)-N6)-dimethylallyltransferase MiaA; protein product: MNVLCIVGPTAVGKTKMSIELAKQLNGEIISGDSMQIYRGMDIGTAKATLEERQGIIHHLIDEKNPDESYSVAAFQQTVRAKIAEIQSRGKLPIIVGGTGLYIKSVLYDYEFAGESESKEVDEKKYGHLTNEELHAKLAAVDEAGAKEIHPNNRKRVIRALEIYETSGVKKSEMIERQEHQMIYDACLIGLTDDRRALYDRINRRVDVMYEQGLVEEVKALFDQNIPESAQSIRAIGYKELYDYFKGLISLEESKELIKRNSRRYAKRQYTWFNNQMDVTWFDVNVNDFNQTVQEVLTCVKNQ
- a CDS encoding DUF896 domain-containing protein; this encodes MLTADKLNRLNELAKKKKLGTITDEELKEQQVLREEYLMTFRESMKNTIENVKVIDPNGEDVTPEKLKQIQAKRKSEEIH
- the tkt gene encoding transketolase, producing MENNISLQSINAIRTLGIDAINKANSGHPGVVLGAAPMAYTLFTKHMTVNPTNSSWFNRDRFVLAAGHGSMLLYSLLHLSGYNVSMDDIKQFRQWDSKTPGHPEFGHTDGVDATSGPLGQGIPMAVGMALAEKFLASRYNKEGYPLVDHYNFVICGDGDLMEGVTSEASSLAGHLGLGKVVVLYDSNDICLDGDLTQSFTEDVLKRYESYGWHVQRVEDGTDIEAINAAIECAKQTTDKPSIIEVKTVIGYGSKLQGTNAVHGAPLGEEDSAHAKTQYGWTHEPFTVPTEVYTHFEETIKSRGQEANKQWDELFARYSKEYPELAEELTKAMNNELMVDLADVMPSYEIGHSQATRDTNNEAINAIASVIPYFLGGSADLSHSNKTNIKNGGDFSKVTPDGRNIYFGVREFAMASILNGMMLHGGVRVFGGTFFVFCDYLKPAMRMAALMGLPVTYVLTHDSIAVGEDGPTHEPIEQLAMLRTIPNFSVIRPADANETAAAWRLAVESKSTPTALVLTRQNLTTMANTSYEGVSKGAYVVSEAQGEMDGILIATGSEVNLAVAAQEALAQEGIYVRVVSMPSMDLFEKQTKEYRDSVLPKSVTKRLSIEMGATYGWHKYVGFDGVILGIDRFGASAPANQVIEAYGFTVENVVSLYKGM
- a CDS encoding nitroreductase family protein — translated: MANLDFIYQRKSIRKFKDTPIPKQDILELLKAATYAPSPKHQQNWHFVILQNKKLIHEMADLVTKSHQTIGNLAKNERDYTRHMSVINYYTCFKDAPVVILVYGCEYKMIEYKILKENDAPQEILDVLVSPQSGAQAIGAAVENFLLAASEMGYGTCYMTGPTHAKKDIEALIGFEKEGYELMSMISLGVPEEKTPPQPARKPLEDVITFID
- a CDS encoding DUF362 domain-containing protein, whose translation is MPRKILDTCIACGSCAAECPVECISDGDIYVIDADVCIDCCACEAVCPTDSIVEA